The proteins below are encoded in one region of Triticum aestivum cultivar Chinese Spring chromosome 1B, IWGSC CS RefSeq v2.1, whole genome shotgun sequence:
- the LOC123092822 gene encoding probable L-gulonolactone oxidase 4 has product MSQRDQAQTRAMKSLAAVLLVAILLQLAGCSPPPDPVTCTDGTSNCTVTNTYGSFTDRTICHAANVVYPSTEQELIAAVAAAALAKRKMKVATKHSHSGPKLACPGGSEGTIISTTRLNRTVSIDAERQFITVESGMVLQDLIQAAAAAGLSLPHSPYWYGLTVGRLLATGAHGSGLWGNGGAVHEYVVGLRIVTPAPACDGFAMVRELGADHQDLDAAKVSLGVLGVVSQVTLALQPLFKRSVTFVERNESDFTARVPEWGRLHEFADMIWQPQHNKVIYRQDDRVDVSTPGDGLGELFLFRSVPTALLVSGRAIEEQLQENGTDIARCAAEEEGATRQLPAFGFTNDGVSFTGYPIVGYQHRIQASGSCIDGPEDALLSSCAWDPRIRGSFMYNSGFSVALSKAPAFIADMLKLRDLNPDAFCAALDGRVGLVLRYVKASSAYLGKHEDSIDVDILFYRSRTDGMPHAHADVVDEIEQMALGKYGGLPHWGKNRNFAFDGAIARYPKADKFLKVKSRYDPDGLFSSEWTDQVLGINGTPNIIKNHCAIEGLCVCFNDSHCAPEQGYFCRPGKVYKKAKVCSSEQDY; this is encoded by the coding sequence ATGTCGCAAAGAGATCAAGCACAAACACGAGCAATGAAGAGCTTGGCTGCTGTTCTCCTCGTAGCGATCCTGCTCCAGCTCGCCGGCTGCAGCCCTCCACCGGACCCGGTGACCTGCACGGATGGCACGTCCAACTGCACGGTCACCAACACGTACGGCTCCTTCACGGACCGCACCATCTGCCACGCGGCCAACGTCGTCTACCCGAGCACCGAGCAGGAGCTGATCGCGGCCGTGGCGGCCGCGGCGTTGGCCAAACGCAAGATGAAGGTGGCCACCAAGCACTCGCACAGCGGCCCCAAGCTGGCGTGCCCCGGCGGCAGCGAGGGCACGATCATAAGCACCACACGGCTGAACCGGACGGTTTCCATCGACGCCGAGAGGCAGTTCATCACGGTGGAGAGCGGCATGGTCCTCCAGGACCTGATCCAGGCCGCCGCCGCAGCAGGGTTATCCTTGCCGCACTCGCCGTACTGGTACGGCCTGACCGTCGGCAGGCTCCTCGCGACGGGCGCGCATGGGAGCGGGCTGTGGGGCAATGGAGGCGCCGTGCACGAGTACGTGGTCGGTCTGAGGATCGTgacgccggcgccggcgtgcgATGGTTTCGCCATGGTGAGGGAGCTAGGCGCCGATCACCAGGACCTGGACGCCGCCAAGGTTTCCCTGGGGGTCCTCGGCGTCGTCTCCCAGGTGACTCTGGCCCTGCAGCCGCTGTTCAAGCGGTCGGTGACGTTCGTGGAGCGCAACGAGTCGGACTTCACGGCGCGGGTGCCCGAGTGGGGCCGTCTCCACGAGTTCGCCGACATGATATGGCAGCCGCAGCACAACAAGGTCATCTACCGCCAGGACGACCGCGTCGACGTCTCGACGCCGGGCGATGGCCTCGGCGAGTTGTTCCTTTTCCGCTCCGTCCCCACCGCCCTGCTCGTGAGCGGAAGAGCCATAGAGGAGCAACTGCAGGAGAACGGCACTGACATCGCCCGGTGCGCGGCCGAGGaggagggggccacgagacagctGCCGGCCTTCGGCTTCACAAACGACGGGGTCTCCTTCACGGGGTACCCGATTGTGGGGTACCAACACCGCATCCAGGCGTCTGGCTCATGCATCGACGGCCCAGAGGATGCCCTCCTCTCCTCCTGCGCCTGGGACCCGCGCATCCGGGGATCTTTCATGTACAACTCCGGCTTCAGCGTCGCACTCTCCAAGGCGCCGGCGTTCATAGCCGACATGCTAAAGCTCCGGGACCTCAACCCGGACGCATTCTGTGCCGCCCTCGACGGCAGGGTGGGCCTGGTCCTCCGTTACGTCAAGGCATCCTCCGCGTACCTCGGCAAGCACGAGGACTCTATCGATGTCGACATCCTCTTCTACCGGAGCCGCACCGACGGCATGCCGCATGCCCATGCCGATGTGGTGGACGAGATCGAACAGATGGCGTTGGGTAAGTACGGCGGTCTGCCACACTGGGGCAAGAACCGCAACTTCGCCTTCGACGGTGCGATCGCAAGGTACCCCAAAGCCGATAAGTTCCTCAAGGTAAAGAGCAGGTACGACCCGGACGGGCTCTTCTCGAGCGAGTGGACCGACCAGGTGCTTGGTATCAACGGAACTCCCAACATCATCAAAAATCATTGTGCCATTGAAGGACTCTGCGTCTGCTTCAACGACTCACATTGTGCGCCGGAACAGGGCTATTTCTGCCGGCCAGGGAAGGTTTACAAGAAGGCTAAAGTTTGCTCCTCGGAGCAGGATTATTAG
- the LOC123132422 gene encoding methyl-CpG-binding domain-containing protein 4 codes for MASPAPVPASPGSSSQKKRGATESIGLYAVQCCECHKWRTVSTKDEFETIRENFTEDPWFCSKRPECSCEDPPDIEYDSSRIWVIDKPNIPKPPPKTERLVIMRGDLSKMDIYYVLPNGKRARGIGDVQKFLDTNPEYKDRISAESFSFMVPKIVEETVSQSSLWKTKKAKKQDKINASSSKKDKANASSSEN; via the exons ATGGCCTCGCCGGCGCCGGTTCCGGCCTCGCCGGGGTCCTCCTCTCAG AAAAAACGAGGTGCAACGGAATCAATTGGCCTGTATGCTGTCCAGTGTTGTGAATGTCATAAATGGCGTACAGTTTCAACGAAAGATGAATTTGAGACAATTCGTGAGAACTTCACTGAAGACCCATGGTTCTGCAGTAAAAGACCTGAGTGCTCGTGTGAAGACCCTCCAGACATTGAGTACGACAGCAGCCGCATCTGGGTCATCGACAAGCCCAACATACCAAAGCCTCCGCCCAAGACCGAGAGACTTGTGATCATGAGAGGTGATCTGTCTAAAATGGACATCTACTATGTCCTGCCAAACGGGAAGCGTGCAAGGGGCATCGGGGACGTGCAGAAGTTCCTCGACACAAACCCAGAGTACAAAGACCGCATATCAGCTGAAAGCTTCAGTTTTATGGTGCCCAAGATTGTTGAGGAGACCGTTTCGCAGAGCTCTTTGTGGAAGACTAAAAAGGCTAAAAAGCAGGACAAGATAAATGCTTCAAGCAGCAAGAAGGACAAGGCAAATGCTTCAAGCAGCGAGAACTAG